Proteins encoded within one genomic window of Phototrophicus methaneseepsis:
- a CDS encoding cytochrome c3 family protein — protein MFKKKSKDEATTLNASDETIDETTVETAEPTNSRKWFRISVFANIVVLIGIVIFAASAFVINQSNTNPEFCASCHIMEKNVTSYLTSNNLDHSHAEAGVMCKDCHDYPLEAEIDAGIKYVTGNYVVDESGELFKRDFGDEICTQCHISLENVALSTDFLFYNPHGTVMGTFECSTCHVSHGEQIDYCSECHEDTGQRMIGDTTPRDEQIHKPVSKYSGMYGG, from the coding sequence ATGTTCAAAAAGAAATCCAAAGACGAGGCCACGACCCTCAACGCCTCGGATGAAACAATAGATGAAACAACCGTTGAAACAGCAGAACCAACAAATTCTCGCAAATGGTTCAGGATCAGCGTCTTCGCCAATATCGTCGTCCTTATTGGGATCGTTATCTTCGCTGCTTCAGCATTTGTGATCAACCAATCCAATACCAACCCTGAGTTCTGCGCCAGTTGTCACATCATGGAAAAGAACGTGACATCTTACCTCACCAGCAACAATCTGGACCACTCGCATGCAGAAGCAGGTGTGATGTGTAAGGACTGCCACGACTACCCGCTCGAGGCTGAAATCGATGCCGGTATTAAGTACGTCACGGGTAACTATGTCGTGGATGAAAGTGGTGAACTCTTTAAGCGTGACTTCGGTGATGAAATCTGCACACAGTGCCATATCAGCCTAGAAAATGTCGCGCTTTCAACAGATTTCCTATTCTACAACCCCCATGGAACGGTGATGGGCACCTTTGAGTGCAGCACATGCCATGTTTCTCACGGTGAACAGATCGACTATTGCAGTGAATGTCACGAAGATACTGGTCAGCGCATGATTGGTGACACCACACCGCGCGATGAACAAATCCATAAGCCTGTTTCGAAATACAGCGGGATGTATGGGGGGTAG
- a CDS encoding recombinase family protein, which translates to MRTSTEESQAPQRSQDGQRRDVQRLLRFYEDIPFVQEYIDNYTGTSADRKAYQEMLKQARLGKFSHIFAATPDRFGRDDVEALRAIDELTEIDVVVRFAAHPDLDPAHEDDRLYLNILFGMARRESAVIGRRVKHGMLSKLLQGDWAWKAPDGYVNREAKIDPLDRAEMLQHTRYRRWVEIDPARGPIWRYAWDMLLEDASTFDDICEALAARGYVLRNGTPFIRVNRRGRMIFNRQALSRVFHNWFYAGWVVVDSP; encoded by the coding sequence TTGCGAACCAGTACCGAGGAGTCTCAGGCGCCACAGCGTTCGCAGGATGGTCAGCGCCGGGATGTGCAGCGACTGTTGCGATTCTATGAAGACATTCCTTTTGTGCAGGAGTACATTGACAATTACACTGGCACTTCAGCTGATCGCAAAGCCTATCAGGAGATGCTCAAGCAGGCACGACTTGGAAAGTTTTCGCATATCTTTGCGGCCACACCGGATCGCTTTGGTCGCGATGACGTGGAAGCGCTGCGTGCAATTGATGAGCTGACAGAAATCGATGTTGTAGTGCGCTTTGCAGCACATCCAGATCTGGATCCAGCGCATGAAGACGACCGACTCTATCTGAACATTCTGTTTGGCATGGCACGGCGTGAATCAGCGGTGATTGGACGGCGAGTGAAACACGGTATGCTCTCCAAGTTGCTGCAAGGTGACTGGGCGTGGAAAGCACCGGATGGTTATGTCAATCGCGAAGCGAAGATCGATCCGCTGGATAGGGCAGAGATGCTGCAGCATACACGCTACCGACGCTGGGTAGAGATTGATCCGGCACGCGGTCCGATCTGGCGTTACGCCTGGGACATGCTATTGGAGGATGCATCTACATTCGACGACATCTGTGAGGCACTGGCAGCACGTGGTTATGTGCTTCGCAATGGCACTCCATTCATACGTGTCAACCGCCGAGGTAGGATGATATTCAATCGACAGGCGCTGTCACGTGTGTTCCACAACTGGTTCTATGCAGGCTGGGTGGTGGTCGACAGTCCGTAG
- a CDS encoding FAD-dependent oxidoreductase: MSTEQDPKNLSRRDFIKNTGVGIAAIGGGGILAGCSPQQANSATPTGEPATQSAVTSDVMNAELAGKKWSFEIAPDPIPESDIANTVEAEIIIVGAGVSGLVTANAAVENGADVVLIAASSSPVFRGGSFHSHTSRYMQEAGFDSYDVTPFYKREMSNASYNIDQDKWYKFYNNSEEAMNWLIDKMEDAGYETVLEHGNVDPGFGAMHVPSGSHSWLSEDMRMAGMAAEFVVTLLAEKAQEGGATIIYNTIAKQLIREDDNTGRVTAVVALGEDGTYTKYVGTKAIVLATGDFSTDKEMMTKYCPWAMPLLSDAGDQGYNNKFKFGGLFGGDGQKMGLWVGAAWQRTFPNAPMIQGKWLCSNQPYGSHRGLTVNLKGYRYGSEDYNGPQGGVNQMRQPEMRSFSIWGSEYAEGGAPWYSFGMVEGADPIPPEVIRDMWEAQVEAGTLVKGDTIEEVIEKLGLPAEATLATVERYNELSEKGVDEDYYKRPELLVTIKEAPFYGGEAGLPDFLTVMGGLRTNINMQVCDENDEPIPGLYNVGTMVGDYYANIYNFLVAGNNLGASCLTFGYMTGKGIAEGTLT, translated from the coding sequence ATGAGTACAGAGCAAGACCCTAAAAACCTGTCACGTCGCGATTTTATCAAAAATACCGGTGTTGGCATTGCAGCGATCGGCGGTGGTGGCATCCTGGCCGGGTGCTCTCCCCAGCAAGCCAATTCCGCCACCCCAACAGGCGAGCCTGCAACCCAGAGTGCCGTCACGTCCGATGTGATGAATGCCGAGCTTGCTGGTAAAAAATGGAGCTTCGAGATTGCGCCTGATCCTATCCCAGAAAGCGACATTGCCAACACCGTAGAAGCAGAAATCATCATTGTTGGTGCGGGTGTATCTGGACTAGTGACCGCAAATGCCGCTGTTGAAAATGGCGCTGATGTGGTGTTGATAGCAGCCAGTTCATCACCTGTATTCCGCGGTGGGTCATTCCATTCCCACACCAGCCGTTACATGCAAGAAGCAGGCTTCGATAGCTACGACGTCACCCCATTCTACAAACGTGAGATGTCTAACGCGTCTTATAACATTGACCAGGACAAATGGTATAAGTTCTATAACAACAGCGAAGAAGCCATGAACTGGCTCATCGACAAGATGGAAGACGCTGGCTACGAAACTGTGTTGGAACATGGCAATGTTGACCCCGGCTTTGGTGCGATGCACGTCCCATCAGGCTCACACTCTTGGCTGAGCGAAGATATGCGCATGGCCGGGATGGCCGCTGAGTTTGTCGTGACCTTACTCGCTGAAAAAGCACAAGAAGGTGGCGCAACCATCATCTACAACACCATCGCCAAACAGCTCATCCGCGAAGATGACAATACGGGCCGCGTCACAGCTGTTGTCGCACTCGGCGAAGACGGCACCTATACCAAATACGTCGGCACCAAAGCAATCGTCCTCGCTACAGGCGACTTCTCAACAGACAAAGAGATGATGACAAAGTACTGCCCGTGGGCTATGCCGCTGCTGAGTGATGCCGGTGACCAGGGCTACAACAACAAATTCAAGTTTGGTGGGCTGTTCGGTGGCGACGGCCAAAAAATGGGCCTTTGGGTCGGCGCAGCATGGCAGCGTACCTTCCCCAACGCGCCAATGATTCAAGGCAAGTGGTTATGCTCCAATCAGCCTTACGGCTCACACCGTGGCCTGACCGTCAACCTGAAGGGCTACCGCTATGGGAGTGAAGACTACAACGGCCCTCAGGGTGGTGTAAACCAGATGCGCCAGCCAGAAATGCGCTCCTTCAGCATCTGGGGTTCAGAATATGCAGAAGGCGGAGCACCCTGGTACAGCTTCGGCATGGTAGAAGGTGCAGACCCCATTCCGCCAGAAGTAATCCGCGACATGTGGGAAGCCCAGGTTGAAGCAGGCACCCTGGTTAAAGGCGACACCATCGAAGAAGTCATTGAGAAGCTTGGCCTGCCAGCAGAAGCGACATTAGCCACCGTCGAGCGCTATAACGAACTAAGCGAAAAAGGCGTTGACGAAGATTACTACAAACGCCCTGAACTCCTCGTCACGATCAAAGAAGCGCCATTCTATGGTGGCGAAGCTGGCCTGCCGGACTTCCTGACAGTGATGGGCGGCCTGCGTACCAATATCAATATGCAAGTCTGTGACGAAAATGACGAACCGATCCCTGGTCTTTACAACGTTGGCACGATGGTTGGCGATTATTACGCCAATATCTACAACTTCTTAGTCGCAGGGAACAACCTGGGTGCGTCCTGCCTGACCTTCGGCTACATGACGGGTAAAGGCATCGCAGAGGGTACGCTCACCTAA
- a CDS encoding heme lyase CcmF/NrfE family subunit: MLAEVGFFAAAIALVVGIYAIVSSVFGERTHHESLVLSGRNATYLAFIFMTLSVGALEVALMTEQYQISYVWSVSSPTMPTFYRITALWGSQAGSLLFWSWLMSLFAALATWLNWRSHRRLMPYAIAYMMAVLVFFVGLTLLYENPFQQWWIMPDNPANSQVIEATLRPAGAEVPDANSLAASAQGLNPMLRHFGMAIHPPMLYLGFVGFIIPFAFAMSALASGELSTNWIKASRRWALVAWLFLSLGLLLGGRWAYDVLGWGGYWGWDPVENAAFLPWLIGTAFLHSVMIQEKRGMLKTWNMFLVIGTFSAVIFGSFATRSGLVESVHSFARSGIGIPFFVFWFLMTLISVGLILWRRGQGLLEDEHRLNSFLSREALFVLNNVIFVALFVAIFWGSFGAPIASELFMNTNITLGTDYFLRVTPPLFLVLYLLMGVAPVSAWGITSAKRLGRSLLVPIAITLLCVVAIYISGVTSFGVLLGYGVVLLAGWVAIYETYRSVRARVRTHKENPLSALWHMASRNPRRYGGYLIHLGIAIIGIGVIGSTLFQQQTQRTIGVGETISIGGYELRYDRFEGAQISEDGRVMDIANVTVLRDGNELAHLRPRRDFFPGVDGLNSMSIAAAHSTLENDFYVLLVDWEELNQTTATFRVYINPLINLIWWGGIILVLGTVISTLPHEVLSTQTRQRLQTASPRLAVATGGD, from the coding sequence ATGCTCGCAGAAGTCGGCTTTTTTGCCGCAGCTATTGCTCTTGTTGTTGGGATCTACGCGATTGTATCATCTGTATTTGGCGAACGTACGCATCATGAATCCCTGGTCTTAAGCGGTCGTAACGCCACCTACCTGGCTTTCATCTTCATGACGCTATCCGTTGGCGCGCTCGAAGTCGCCCTTATGACAGAACAATACCAGATCAGCTATGTATGGTCTGTTTCTAGCCCAACGATGCCCACATTCTATAGGATCACCGCCCTGTGGGGTTCACAAGCGGGGTCGCTCTTGTTCTGGTCCTGGCTGATGAGCTTATTTGCAGCCCTGGCAACATGGCTCAACTGGCGCAGCCATCGACGCCTGATGCCTTATGCAATTGCATATATGATGGCTGTTCTGGTCTTCTTCGTTGGCCTGACGCTGCTCTACGAAAATCCGTTTCAGCAATGGTGGATCATGCCAGATAACCCGGCTAACAGCCAGGTCATCGAAGCCACACTGCGGCCAGCAGGGGCTGAAGTACCAGATGCAAACAGCCTTGCCGCCTCAGCCCAAGGATTAAACCCGATGCTGCGGCACTTCGGCATGGCGATACACCCGCCCATGCTTTATTTGGGTTTTGTCGGGTTCATTATTCCCTTTGCATTTGCAATGTCCGCGCTGGCCTCTGGCGAGTTATCTACCAATTGGATCAAAGCCAGCCGCCGATGGGCGCTCGTCGCATGGCTGTTTTTGAGCTTAGGGCTGCTACTTGGCGGGCGATGGGCTTACGATGTGCTCGGATGGGGCGGCTATTGGGGTTGGGACCCGGTCGAAAATGCAGCCTTTTTACCCTGGCTCATCGGGACGGCATTCTTGCATAGTGTCATGATCCAGGAAAAGCGAGGCATGCTCAAAACCTGGAATATGTTCCTCGTCATCGGCACCTTCTCAGCAGTTATATTCGGCTCATTCGCCACACGCAGCGGCCTCGTGGAAAGTGTCCACAGCTTTGCTCGCAGTGGGATCGGCATTCCGTTCTTTGTATTCTGGTTTTTGATGACGCTCATCTCTGTCGGGTTGATTTTATGGCGACGTGGACAAGGTTTGCTGGAAGATGAACACCGGCTCAACAGCTTCTTGAGCCGGGAGGCCCTCTTCGTGCTCAATAATGTTATCTTCGTGGCGTTGTTCGTCGCTATCTTCTGGGGCAGCTTTGGCGCACCAATCGCATCCGAGCTCTTCATGAATACGAACATTACGCTGGGCACGGATTACTTCCTGAGAGTAACACCACCCCTATTCCTGGTGCTTTACCTCTTAATGGGCGTCGCTCCCGTTAGTGCATGGGGTATTACTTCTGCAAAACGGCTTGGACGTTCCTTACTCGTCCCAATCGCAATAACGCTGCTCTGTGTGGTTGCTATCTATATCTCAGGCGTCACATCGTTCGGTGTCCTGCTTGGGTATGGGGTCGTCTTACTGGCGGGTTGGGTCGCTATCTACGAGACATATCGTAGTGTTCGCGCGCGCGTCCGCACGCACAAAGAAAATCCATTATCGGCACTCTGGCACATGGCATCACGCAACCCTCGCCGCTATGGTGGTTACCTGATTCACCTGGGCATTGCCATTATCGGCATTGGCGTGATTGGCAGCACCTTATTCCAGCAGCAAACGCAGCGCACCATCGGCGTCGGAGAAACCATCAGCATCGGCGGGTATGAACTGCGCTATGACCGCTTTGAAGGTGCCCAAATTAGCGAAGATGGCCGCGTGATGGACATCGCCAACGTCACCGTCCTGCGAGATGGTAACGAACTGGCACATTTACGCCCGCGCCGCGATTTCTTCCCCGGGGTAGATGGACTCAATTCAATGTCTATTGCTGCCGCCCATAGCACGCTTGAAAATGACTTCTACGTGTTGTTGGTGGATTGGGAAGAATTAAACCAGACAACAGCGACATTCCGGGTTTACATCAACCCTCTTATTAACCTGATCTGGTGGGGTGGCATCATCCTTGTGCTGGGTACCGTAATCTCTACCCTGCCCCATGAAGTGCTCTCGACACAAACACGCCAAAGACTACAAACAGCATCGCCCCGGCTTGCTGTTGCCACAGGAGGTGACTAA
- a CDS encoding GAF domain-containing sensor histidine kinase, with translation MIDRESATTQLAALLEQHIDEVADAWAQMTYQNASFRPSDSWIDMLRTSAKQGLQAIIETLKTGSYISLKVYLSRLNIVSLKSGFKSSEVTESLLLCKDAIMEVISSGPIESSFVWAMIYELDACLRWIVGHFNTIAAAELNRCLRQQHENIIAMLNISEQATDSIDINVVLEHVAEGIMAAAHVEHCDFYIVDEDRNRLIPTVGTSHSPRPEKLIQAFLNYYPSPTSDPFYQLILEHKQPLVCENAQTDPRVNQAITSQMGTKSILSVPLVANHKVFAIVTTGTFSEYRTFTDEQLELTWDIARAAALVVENAGLHQQNRYMAALEERERLAREIHDNLAQALSILKLQASNIAELIRRGHFDQAQIFAADMVRTASEAHTDAREAITSLRTSVSTVSELMPTIEAYLDKFRQTYSMDVHLAVQDDCPLVLPPTSVVQLTRVIQEALANVRKHAKAHAVSINLQHDTQHLYVTIEDDGQGFEFSKIVQQENGGVGLQIMRERAESLGGHLKIDARPGKGTRIIAQIPL, from the coding sequence ATGATAGACCGAGAATCAGCTACGACTCAACTCGCTGCATTGCTAGAGCAGCACATCGACGAGGTTGCTGACGCTTGGGCACAGATGACTTATCAGAATGCGAGCTTCCGCCCGAGTGATTCATGGATTGATATGCTTCGTACTTCAGCAAAACAGGGTCTCCAGGCTATTATTGAGACCCTGAAAACTGGCTCTTACATCTCGCTCAAGGTTTACCTCTCAAGGCTCAACATCGTCAGCCTGAAGAGCGGCTTTAAAAGTAGTGAAGTAACCGAGTCGCTGTTACTGTGCAAAGATGCCATCATGGAGGTCATCAGCAGCGGCCCGATTGAATCCAGCTTTGTCTGGGCTATGATCTACGAATTAGATGCTTGTCTGCGTTGGATTGTCGGGCACTTTAACACGATTGCGGCGGCAGAACTGAACCGATGTCTGCGCCAGCAGCACGAAAATATCATTGCCATGCTCAATATCAGCGAACAGGCTACCGATTCGATTGACATCAATGTGGTGCTTGAACATGTAGCTGAGGGCATTATGGCCGCCGCACATGTCGAGCACTGCGATTTCTATATCGTTGATGAAGATCGCAACAGGCTTATTCCTACAGTGGGTACGAGTCATTCACCACGCCCAGAAAAACTCATTCAGGCATTTTTAAACTATTATCCCAGCCCAACATCAGACCCCTTTTACCAATTAATTTTGGAGCATAAGCAGCCCCTCGTCTGCGAAAATGCACAAACCGACCCCCGTGTAAACCAGGCAATTACAAGCCAGATGGGCACCAAATCGATCTTATCCGTGCCTCTCGTCGCCAACCACAAAGTGTTTGCTATCGTCACAACGGGAACCTTCAGCGAGTACCGCACATTCACGGATGAACAGCTCGAACTAACATGGGATATTGCCAGAGCAGCCGCTTTAGTTGTCGAAAATGCAGGGCTGCACCAGCAGAATCGTTATATGGCTGCGCTTGAAGAACGTGAGCGCCTCGCACGAGAAATCCACGATAATCTGGCCCAGGCCCTGAGCATTCTAAAATTACAAGCTTCAAATATTGCGGAACTCATCCGGCGCGGCCATTTTGACCAAGCTCAAATTTTTGCGGCAGATATGGTCAGGACAGCCTCAGAAGCGCACACAGATGCACGAGAAGCCATTACAAGCCTGCGGACCAGCGTTTCCACTGTATCAGAGCTCATGCCAACCATAGAAGCTTATCTCGATAAATTCCGTCAAACATACAGCATGGACGTGCATCTCGCTGTGCAGGATGACTGCCCTCTTGTCCTACCTCCCACATCGGTTGTCCAACTGACACGCGTCATCCAGGAAGCGCTCGCTAATGTGCGTAAACATGCTAAAGCACATGCCGTTTCTATCAATTTGCAACATGACACCCAACATCTTTATGTCACAATAGAAGATGATGGTCAGGGCTTTGAATTCTCAAAAATCGTACAGCAAGAAAATGGCGGCGTCGGGCTACAAATTATGCGCGAACGCGCAGAAAGCCTGGGCGGACATTTAAAAATTGATGCGCGACCAGGCAAAGGAACGCGAATCATCGCACAAATTCCGTTGTAA
- a CDS encoding cytochrome c-type biogenesis protein — protein MRRIGMFFTIMLFTALVVGVSVAQDDTTNVTDDDVNAIAKQLYCPVCENIPLDTCGTAACEDWRYEIRLQLSEGMTQQEIIDDFVLRFGERVVGTPQDPTLRALSLVTPWFIALIAAVAAIYGLIRWRKEDKTKNLEPLPETSNLSNLQDLLERDLAE, from the coding sequence ATGCGCCGCATAGGGATGTTTTTCACAATCATGCTATTCACTGCATTGGTCGTCGGCGTCAGCGTGGCGCAAGATGACACCACAAATGTGACGGATGATGACGTCAATGCAATTGCCAAACAACTGTACTGCCCAGTCTGTGAAAATATCCCGCTGGATACATGCGGCACGGCTGCTTGCGAAGATTGGCGATATGAAATCCGGCTACAGCTCAGCGAAGGTATGACACAGCAGGAAATCATTGATGATTTTGTGCTTCGCTTTGGCGAGCGCGTCGTTGGCACACCCCAGGACCCAACCTTGAGAGCCTTATCTTTAGTGACACCCTGGTTCATTGCCCTTATCGCAGCCGTTGCAGCGATATACGGCCTCATTCGGTGGCGCAAAGAAGATAAGACCAAAAACCTGGAGCCGCTTCCTGAAACAAGCAACTTATCGAACTTACAGGATTTATTGGAACGCGATTTAGCGGAGTAA
- a CDS encoding FAD-dependent oxidoreductase: MSTNKKGISRRSFIKNTSMGLAASAGAGMLSAPQIAAAQESTNGLSWETAPEPIPDSEIVETIDADVVVVGAGLAGTTAACRAAENGGSVVVIEKGAMWSGRGGGIGVFTSKMMREQGIELDKESIAREWVEMCGNRAKEPLIWKFLDESGNAMDWWIEKAEAIGITGIIWGGYYKGPTYTENPAYHMFFGGPASQAGRDPGAELANLMYDESLKLGVTYHFRAPGEQLIKDGDRVVGVIASTEEGYKRFNASKGVIMATGDIGGNADMCAAYAPLALKVNHSDYTPIGQNTGDGHRMGLWAGGVFQDTPFPTMIHPQAFSWLQYAYLFVNQRGQRYMNEDSWVQAKSLQLMMQPDVPWGFSIFDANWPEEVAQTVEIGGGMFWDSFRPYGVEWTPDGDRATMQSYIEGGEIGFTADTLEELAEKIGVPVDTFVATVERYNELVENGKDTDFGKRAELLYPISEAPFYALKFGPALLTVVGGLDIDTNMRVLNAEGNPVPGLYAVGNCSGSLYGEDYPIQIPGNSHGRALTWGYLAGKNIMDEA, translated from the coding sequence ATGAGTACCAATAAAAAAGGCATTAGCCGCCGGTCGTTCATCAAGAACACCAGCATGGGCCTTGCTGCATCCGCAGGCGCAGGCATGTTATCTGCCCCACAAATCGCAGCAGCACAGGAATCAACGAATGGTTTAAGCTGGGAAACTGCCCCTGAACCCATCCCAGATTCAGAAATTGTTGAAACAATCGACGCCGATGTGGTGGTCGTTGGCGCAGGCCTGGCAGGCACCACAGCCGCTTGCCGCGCTGCTGAAAATGGCGGTAGCGTCGTCGTAATCGAAAAAGGCGCTATGTGGAGCGGCCGTGGTGGTGGTATCGGCGTCTTCACATCCAAGATGATGCGTGAACAAGGCATCGAACTGGACAAGGAATCTATCGCCCGTGAATGGGTCGAAATGTGCGGTAACCGCGCTAAAGAACCCTTGATCTGGAAGTTCCTGGATGAGAGCGGTAACGCGATGGACTGGTGGATTGAAAAAGCAGAAGCCATCGGCATCACGGGCATTATCTGGGGTGGTTACTACAAAGGCCCGACCTACACAGAAAATCCTGCATATCATATGTTCTTTGGTGGCCCAGCTTCCCAGGCTGGTCGTGACCCGGGTGCAGAACTCGCGAACCTGATGTATGACGAATCCCTCAAACTGGGCGTCACCTATCACTTCCGCGCTCCTGGTGAACAACTCATCAAAGATGGCGACCGCGTCGTCGGCGTGATTGCCAGCACAGAAGAAGGTTACAAACGCTTCAACGCATCAAAGGGCGTCATCATGGCAACCGGCGACATTGGCGGTAATGCCGATATGTGCGCAGCTTACGCCCCGCTGGCACTGAAGGTCAATCACTCAGACTACACCCCCATTGGTCAGAATACAGGTGACGGCCATCGTATGGGCTTGTGGGCTGGCGGCGTCTTCCAGGATACGCCATTCCCAACCATGATTCACCCGCAGGCGTTCTCCTGGCTTCAGTATGCCTACCTATTCGTCAACCAGCGCGGTCAGCGTTACATGAACGAAGATAGCTGGGTGCAGGCAAAATCACTACAATTGATGATGCAGCCAGACGTTCCGTGGGGCTTCTCCATCTTTGACGCCAACTGGCCGGAAGAAGTTGCGCAAACAGTCGAAATTGGTGGCGGTATGTTCTGGGATTCCTTCCGTCCTTATGGTGTCGAATGGACACCTGATGGCGACCGTGCAACCATGCAAAGCTACATCGAAGGTGGCGAAATCGGCTTCACCGCAGACACACTGGAAGAACTCGCAGAGAAAATTGGCGTCCCGGTTGATACCTTCGTGGCAACTGTCGAACGTTACAATGAACTCGTTGAAAATGGTAAAGACACGGACTTTGGCAAGCGCGCTGAACTGCTCTACCCCATTTCGGAAGCACCATTCTATGCGCTCAAGTTCGGCCCCGCCCTGCTGACCGTCGTTGGTGGCCTGGATATCGACACCAACATGCGCGTCCTCAATGCAGAAGGCAACCCCGTCCCAGGCTTGTATGCAGTGGGTAACTGCTCTGGCAGCCTGTACGGCGAAGACTACCCGATCCAGATCCCAGGTAACAGCCATGGTCGCGCCCTGACCTGGGGTTATCTGGCTGGTAAAAATATCATGGACGAAGCATAG
- a CDS encoding response regulator — translation MEMLRVLLADDHALFRQGLKSLLDAQPDIEVVGSAANGLEAIALARQTMPQVILMDVEMPQCNGLEATRQIKQEFPNIKIVMLTVVDNDNTIFEAIKCGAMGYLLKSLEAYQLFDMLEGVRRGDAPLSGGIAAKILKEFSHPAPAPSEDTHLTEDLSEREQEVLELIATGKTNKEIAEVLCITENTVKTYLGNILAKLHLQNRIQAAVYAVTQGLVETPFPN, via the coding sequence ATGGAAATGCTAAGAGTCCTACTGGCGGATGATCATGCGCTATTCCGCCAGGGTTTGAAGTCCCTATTGGATGCACAACCAGATATTGAAGTCGTCGGCAGCGCTGCAAATGGCCTGGAAGCGATTGCGCTTGCCCGTCAGACGATGCCTCAGGTGATTTTGATGGATGTGGAAATGCCACAATGTAATGGTTTAGAAGCAACCCGCCAGATTAAACAAGAATTTCCGAACATCAAAATTGTTATGCTCACCGTGGTGGATAACGATAATACGATCTTCGAAGCCATCAAATGTGGGGCAATGGGCTATCTCTTAAAATCCCTCGAAGCTTACCAGTTGTTCGATATGTTAGAAGGCGTCCGGCGTGGCGATGCACCGCTCTCCGGCGGTATCGCAGCTAAAATCCTAAAAGAATTCTCTCACCCGGCCCCGGCCCCCAGCGAAGATACGCACCTCACAGAAGATCTATCTGAGCGCGAACAGGAAGTTCTGGAGCTCATCGCGACAGGAAAAACCAATAAAGAAATCGCTGAAGTGCTCTGCATCACTGAAAATACAGTGAAAACCTATCTCGGCAATATACTAGCTAAGCTGCATCTGCAAAATCGCATCCAGGCAGCCGTTTATGCCGTCACACAGGGCCTTGTAGAAACCCCATTCCCCAACTAA
- a CDS encoding TlpA family protein disulfide reductase — protein sequence MIDQAESTTPKRKNTRGFSLGSIVLLVGIVLMGVVIGIQLLRQGETQPEHGQAPDFEISTFDGQTFNLSDLRGKVVVLNFWASWCGPCRDEAPELESAWQTYKDQDVVFLGIAYADNGPRSLEYLEEYGITYLNGPDLGTRISEAYNIQGVPETFVIDQDGNIAAFIFAGVTESYLSTIIDGLLQGA from the coding sequence ATGATTGATCAAGCCGAAAGCACCACGCCTAAGCGAAAAAATACCAGAGGCTTCAGCCTGGGATCTATTGTATTGCTGGTTGGGATCGTCTTAATGGGCGTGGTGATTGGGATCCAACTCCTACGGCAAGGCGAAACACAACCAGAACATGGACAAGCGCCTGATTTTGAAATTTCAACATTTGACGGGCAAACATTCAACTTGTCGGATTTACGAGGCAAAGTCGTCGTCTTGAACTTCTGGGCAAGCTGGTGTGGGCCTTGCCGTGACGAAGCCCCAGAGCTGGAATCCGCATGGCAGACCTACAAAGATCAGGATGTTGTCTTCCTGGGCATTGCCTACGCCGATAACGGACCTCGCTCGCTGGAATATCTGGAAGAATACGGTATCACCTACCTCAATGGGCCGGATTTAGGAACTCGTATTTCAGAAGCCTATAACATCCAAGGCGTCCCGGAGACATTTGTCATCGATCAGGACGGCAATATAGCAGCATTCATCTTCGCAGGCGTTACAGAGTCTTATCTAAGCACTATTATTGATGGATTGCTGCAAGGAGCTTAA